A DNA window from Aureibaculum sp. 2308TA14-22 contains the following coding sequences:
- a CDS encoding uracil-DNA glycosylase yields MNVKIAESWKPVLEQEFNSEYFKNLVSFVKSEYKQFTCYPKGKDIFAAFEYCSFHDLKVVIIGQDPYHGVGQANGLCFSVKENIQIPPSLQNIFKEIETDLGLAIPPNGNLERWAKQGVLLLNATLTVRAHQAASHQNKGWETFTDAVISQISEQKENVVFLLWGGFAKKKTRLIAKSKHHILTSGHPSPLSANRGYWFGNNHFSKTNSFLKNKGLQIINW; encoded by the coding sequence ATGAATGTAAAAATAGCTGAAAGTTGGAAACCAGTTTTAGAGCAAGAATTTAATTCCGAGTATTTTAAAAACTTGGTTTCTTTTGTAAAATCTGAATACAAACAATTTACGTGCTACCCTAAAGGAAAAGACATTTTTGCAGCTTTTGAGTATTGTTCATTTCACGATTTAAAAGTGGTAATTATTGGTCAAGATCCCTATCATGGCGTAGGGCAGGCTAATGGTTTATGTTTTTCTGTAAAAGAAAACATACAAATACCGCCATCACTACAAAATATCTTCAAGGAAATTGAAACAGATTTGGGTTTAGCAATTCCCCCAAACGGCAATTTAGAGCGTTGGGCTAAACAAGGTGTTTTATTATTAAATGCAACATTAACTGTTAGAGCCCATCAAGCAGCTTCGCACCAAAATAAAGGTTGGGAGACTTTTACAGATGCTGTTATTTCACAAATTTCGGAGCAAAAAGAAAATGTTGTTTTTTTATTATGGGGTGGCTTTGCCAAGAAAAAAACAAGATTAATTGCTAAAAGCAAACACCATATCTTAACTAGTGGTCATCCTTCTCCGTTAAGTGCAAATCGTGGTTATTGGTTTGGTAATAATCACTTTAGTAAAACCAATTCTTTTTTAAAAAATAAAGGTTTGCAAATTATTAATTGGTAA
- the guaB gene encoding IMP dehydrogenase, with translation MSIQNSKIVGEGLTYDDVLLVPAFSEVLPREVNIQSKFTRNITINVPIVSAAMDTVTESRMAIAMAREGGIGVLHKNMTLEQQAIKVRKVKRAESGMIIDPVTLPLTATVIDAKNNMREHSIGGIPIVDDNGMLKGIVTNRDLRFEHQNDRPIVEVMTSENLVTAPVGTSLKDAEKILQQNKIEKLLIVEGNKLEGLITFRDITKVTQKPIANKDNYGRLRVAAAIGVTPDAIDRAEALINAGVDALIIDTAHGHTKGVVTVLKEIKKRFRDIDVVVGNIATPEAAKYLVEAGADAVKVGIGPGSICTTRVVAGVGFPQFSAVLDVAEAIKGSGVPVIADGGIRYTGDIPKAIAAGADTVMLGSLLAGTKESPGETIIYEGRKFKSYRGMGSVEAMKQGSKDRYFQDVEDDIKKLVPEGIVGRVPYKGDLFESIHQFIGGLRAGMGYCGAKDIETLKTTGKFVKITASGINESHPHDVMITKESPNYSRR, from the coding sequence ATGAGTATTCAAAATTCAAAAATCGTTGGTGAAGGTTTAACCTATGACGACGTCCTTTTAGTCCCAGCCTTTTCAGAAGTACTACCACGTGAAGTAAATATACAGTCAAAATTCACTAGAAATATTACTATAAATGTCCCAATTGTGTCCGCCGCTATGGATACGGTAACCGAAAGTAGAATGGCAATTGCCATGGCACGCGAAGGAGGCATAGGGGTACTTCATAAAAATATGACTTTAGAGCAACAAGCCATCAAAGTACGTAAAGTGAAGCGTGCCGAAAGTGGAATGATTATAGATCCGGTAACTTTACCTTTAACCGCAACAGTAATTGATGCAAAAAATAATATGCGAGAGCATAGCATTGGTGGTATTCCTATTGTAGATGATAACGGAATGCTTAAAGGAATTGTTACCAACAGAGATTTACGCTTTGAGCATCAAAATGATAGACCCATCGTAGAAGTTATGACTAGTGAAAATCTAGTAACTGCACCAGTAGGAACTTCTTTAAAGGATGCTGAAAAAATATTACAACAAAACAAAATTGAAAAGCTTTTAATTGTAGAAGGAAACAAATTAGAAGGCTTAATTACTTTCAGAGATATAACTAAAGTAACACAGAAACCTATTGCTAACAAAGATAACTATGGAAGGTTGCGTGTAGCAGCGGCAATAGGTGTAACACCTGATGCTATTGATAGGGCTGAGGCACTGATAAATGCAGGGGTAGATGCTCTTATTATTGATACCGCTCATGGTCATACCAAAGGTGTGGTTACTGTACTAAAAGAGATTAAAAAGAGATTTAGAGATATAGATGTTGTGGTTGGTAATATTGCAACACCCGAAGCTGCAAAATATTTGGTAGAAGCTGGTGCTGATGCTGTTAAAGTTGGTATTGGGCCCGGTTCTATTTGTACTACAAGAGTAGTGGCTGGAGTTGGTTTTCCACAATTTTCAGCTGTTTTAGATGTTGCCGAAGCTATAAAAGGAAGCGGCGTACCTGTAATTGCGGATGGTGGAATCCGTTATACGGGAGATATTCCTAAAGCGATTGCCGCTGGTGCAGATACGGTTATGTTAGGTTCATTATTAGCGGGAACAAAAGAGTCTCCAGGTGAAACGATTATTTATGAAGGTAGAAAGTTTAAATCCTATCGAGGTATGGGTTCTGTTGAAGCTATGAAGCAAGGAAGTAAAGATCGTTATTTTCAGGATGTTGAAGATGATATTAAAAAGCTGGTACCCGAGGGAATTGTAGGTCGTGTACCCTATAAAGGTGATTTGTTTGAAAGCATTCATCAATTTATTGGTGGATTACGAGCGGGGATGGGGTATTGTGGAGCTAAAGATATCGAGACACTAAAAACTACTGGAAAATTTGTTAAAATTACTGCTTCAGGTATTAACGAAAGCCATCCACATGATGTGATGATTACCAAGGAATCCCCTAATTATTCAAGACGATAA
- a CDS encoding TolB family protein: MSKKIKILCLLFAFANYGFSQTDTEIYLFDFVQGDSIIVLDNPVNISDNKGYDNQPSFLNDGSGVLYSSTRNGQTDIALYDIENNVNVWLTETDASEYSPIQTPDKKYFTAIRLEKDGSQLLWNYKFNGKKQEVLIENLRVGYHVWISKKMLASFVIGDPSSLEVSNLKYKIKYPIDKNIGRSILKIPNTELLSIISLEHEDPEIYSIDPINSDKEYIADPLEGAQDLAWTPDGTMIMGKGDKLYKLKPGTDKTWVEFASLSTYGLNGITRLAISPFGNKLAVVVDEAEASE; the protein is encoded by the coding sequence ATGAGTAAAAAAATAAAAATACTTTGTTTGTTGTTTGCATTTGCCAACTATGGTTTCAGCCAAACCGATACAGAAATCTATTTATTTGATTTTGTTCAAGGTGACAGCATTATTGTGCTTGATAACCCTGTAAATATTTCTGACAATAAAGGATATGATAACCAGCCTTCTTTTTTAAATGATGGTTCTGGCGTTTTATATTCCTCAACACGCAATGGGCAAACAGATATTGCACTTTATGATATAGAGAATAATGTAAATGTATGGCTGACGGAAACTGACGCCAGCGAGTACTCTCCTATTCAAACCCCTGATAAAAAATATTTTACGGCTATTAGATTAGAAAAAGATGGTAGTCAACTGCTTTGGAATTACAAATTCAATGGCAAAAAACAAGAAGTACTAATTGAGAATTTACGTGTGGGTTACCATGTCTGGATTTCTAAAAAAATGTTGGCTTCTTTTGTAATAGGTGATCCTTCTTCTTTAGAAGTTTCAAATCTAAAATATAAGATAAAGTACCCTATTGATAAAAATATTGGCAGATCTATCTTAAAAATACCCAATACAGAACTGTTAAGTATTATTAGCTTAGAACATGAAGATCCAGAAATTTATTCTATAGATCCGATAAACAGTGATAAAGAATATATTGCAGACCCCCTAGAAGGTGCACAAGATTTAGCTTGGACACCAGACGGAACTATGATTATGGGTAAAGGTGATAAATTATATAAATTAAAACCTGGTACCGATAAAACTTGGGTAGAATTTGCCTCATTATCAACCTATGGATTAAACGGTATTACAAGATTGGCTATCAGCCCTTTTGGAAATAAACTGGCTGTAGTAGTTGATGAAGCCGAAGCCTCTGAATAA
- a CDS encoding translation initiation factor, translated as MDLQDQLKNLFPDHKPEKVEKPKEKSDIWLQDDLIICKYEKRKGKPITILEGYTGATSDFKKLAKEIKTKFSVGGSFKDDKIIIQGDLRDKIMELLKQKGFAVKRVGG; from the coding sequence ATGGATTTACAAGATCAATTAAAAAATTTATTTCCAGATCATAAACCTGAAAAAGTAGAAAAACCAAAAGAAAAAAGTGATATTTGGCTACAAGACGATCTCATTATTTGCAAATATGAAAAACGCAAAGGGAAGCCTATTACCATTTTAGAAGGTTATACTGGTGCAACCTCAGATTTTAAAAAACTGGCTAAAGAAATTAAAACTAAATTTAGTGTTGGCGGTAGTTTTAAAGATGATAAAATTATTATTCAAGGTGACCTAAGAGATAAGATTATGGAACTTTTAAAACAAAAAGGCTTTGCTGTGAAACGTGTAGGAGGTTAA
- a CDS encoding endonuclease MutS2 produces MSSKITHKTLKDLEFDVVLNSIAAYCHSDLGRKTVLEITPIQNKLKLTDQLQQTNEYLASFENENRIPNHQFDEITKEIHLLGIENSFLEPNAFQKIAKISESVIELRSFFKKFAEYFPTLFGASQKIEDTKIIHESIHKIINRFGEVSDDASNELKSIRKEISKAKGEIGNSFTKALNHYAASDYLDEIRESVIDNQRVLAVQAMHRKKVKGALLGNSKTGSIVYIAPEATLKLNRKLQDLIYEEQQEVVRILKLLTNQIRPYNGVLEYYQNYLSHLDVVAAKANYAQKIDGLLPKISNEKKVLLRNAYHPILLESNTKKNIDTVPQTLELNQNQQIIVISGPNAGGKSITLKTIGLLQVMMQSAILIPVHERSEVYFFDTILTDIGDNQSIENQMSTYSYRLKNMRNFLRKCNENTLFLIDEFGTGSDPELGGALAEIFLEEFYNKNAFGVITTHYSNLKVLANELENVTNANMQFDERTLEPLFKLFIGQAGSSFTFEVAQKNGIPFRLINRAKKKVERGKIRLDKTISKLQKERNKLQRTSENLEKEQNRAKTHTENLSEKEQKIQQKLESFQELYDNNQKMLSIGRKVNEMSNRYFQTNNKKKLLADFMKWILIEKTKYTKLNKPQKKTKVQKKKEVEAKKTIEKKLNETKNEVLVEVKKIRKKKAAIEKKEEKAKADYKFKINDRVRLPDGKSVGTIDKIEKNIATINYGLFTTKTNTNQLELVEAAKK; encoded by the coding sequence TTGAGCAGTAAAATTACCCATAAAACACTTAAAGATTTAGAGTTTGACGTTGTGTTGAACAGCATTGCAGCTTATTGTCATTCCGATTTAGGAAGGAAGACGGTATTGGAAATTACACCTATTCAAAATAAGTTAAAATTAACCGACCAATTACAACAAACAAACGAGTATTTAGCCTCATTTGAAAATGAAAACAGAATACCAAACCATCAGTTTGATGAAATTACAAAAGAAATTCATTTATTAGGTATAGAAAATAGTTTTTTAGAGCCTAATGCATTTCAGAAAATTGCTAAAATATCTGAATCCGTTATTGAATTACGCTCCTTTTTTAAAAAATTTGCTGAATATTTTCCTACACTTTTTGGAGCTTCACAAAAAATTGAGGACACAAAAATAATCCATGAGAGCATTCATAAAATAATCAATCGCTTTGGAGAAGTATCGGACGATGCCAGTAATGAACTCAAAAGTATTCGTAAAGAAATAAGCAAAGCAAAAGGTGAAATTGGTAATAGTTTTACCAAAGCTTTAAACCACTATGCTGCTAGTGATTATTTAGATGAAATTAGGGAATCTGTAATTGACAATCAACGGGTTTTGGCTGTGCAAGCCATGCATAGAAAAAAGGTAAAAGGTGCGTTGCTCGGTAATTCCAAAACTGGAAGTATTGTATATATTGCTCCTGAAGCAACTTTAAAGCTGAATAGAAAGTTACAGGATTTAATTTATGAGGAACAGCAAGAGGTAGTTCGAATTTTAAAACTACTAACCAACCAAATTAGACCTTATAATGGCGTGTTAGAATATTATCAAAATTACCTTAGTCATTTAGATGTGGTTGCGGCCAAGGCCAATTACGCACAAAAAATAGATGGACTACTTCCAAAAATTTCTAATGAAAAAAAGGTATTATTGAGAAATGCCTATCATCCTATACTATTAGAAAGTAACACAAAAAAGAATATCGACACTGTTCCTCAGACCTTAGAGCTTAATCAAAATCAACAAATTATTGTTATTTCGGGTCCCAACGCAGGCGGAAAAAGTATTACACTTAAAACGATAGGTCTATTGCAGGTTATGATGCAGTCGGCAATCCTAATTCCCGTTCACGAACGTAGTGAGGTGTATTTTTTCGATACCATCTTAACCGACATAGGTGACAATCAATCTATTGAAAATCAAATGAGTACTTATAGCTATCGCTTAAAAAACATGCGTAACTTCTTACGTAAGTGTAATGAAAATACATTGTTTTTAATTGATGAATTTGGTACAGGAAGTGACCCAGAATTGGGCGGTGCACTGGCCGAAATATTCTTAGAGGAATTTTACAATAAGAATGCCTTTGGTGTAATTACCACACATTACTCCAATTTAAAAGTGTTGGCCAATGAGCTGGAAAACGTTACCAATGCCAATATGCAATTTGACGAGAGAACATTAGAACCGTTATTTAAATTATTTATCGGCCAAGCCGGAAGCTCTTTTACGTTTGAAGTGGCTCAAAAAAATGGTATTCCGTTCCGTTTAATAAACAGGGCAAAAAAGAAAGTAGAAAGAGGTAAAATACGATTAGACAAAACAATATCTAAACTTCAAAAAGAGCGTAATAAATTACAAAGAACTTCAGAAAACTTAGAAAAAGAGCAAAACAGGGCAAAAACTCATACCGAGAATCTTTCCGAAAAAGAACAAAAAATTCAACAAAAACTGGAAAGTTTCCAAGAACTATATGATAATAACCAAAAAATGTTATCCATTGGCAGAAAAGTAAATGAAATGAGCAATAGATATTTTCAGACCAACAACAAGAAAAAACTACTTGCTGATTTCATGAAATGGATTTTAATTGAAAAAACTAAATATACCAAATTAAATAAGCCACAGAAAAAGACCAAAGTTCAGAAAAAAAAGGAAGTTGAGGCTAAAAAAACAATCGAGAAGAAGCTAAACGAAACAAAAAATGAAGTGTTAGTTGAAGTAAAAAAGATTAGAAAAAAGAAAGCGGCAATTGAAAAAAAGGAAGAGAAAGCAAAAGCAGATTACAAATTTAAAATTAATGACAGGGTAAGGTTACCCGATGGAAAATCAGTTGGTACTATCGATAAAATTGAAAAAAATATTGCTACCATCAACTACGGATTATTCACCACAAAAACAAATACCAATCAATTAGAGTTGGTTGAAGCTGCTAAAAAATAA
- a CDS encoding nucleoside phosphorylase: protein MNVKSKTANPKPIPPSELILNKDGSVYHLNLKPKNIANTIIFVGDQDRVAKVAKHFDTITFQTQKREFKTITGVYKGKKLSVISTGIGPDNIDIVLNELDALVNINLKTRTIKKEHLKLSIVRIGTSGSLQRHIPVDSFVLSTYGLGMDGTLHAYDCEHILENDIEDAFIKHTNWSKRKARPYIVKGSATLEKIISSNTTFNGFTATANGFYGPQGRVLRLKLQDQELNSKIDNFTYKDLKITNLEMETAAIYGLAKLLGHEALSMNAIIANRANGTFSENPAETIENLIKYTLNKLIKLCKK, encoded by the coding sequence TTGAACGTGAAATCTAAAACTGCAAACCCTAAGCCAATACCTCCCTCTGAGCTAATTTTAAATAAAGATGGTAGCGTATATCACCTTAACCTAAAACCTAAAAACATTGCTAATACAATCATTTTTGTTGGTGACCAGGATCGAGTTGCTAAAGTTGCCAAACATTTTGATACCATCACTTTTCAAACTCAAAAGCGAGAATTTAAAACTATCACAGGAGTTTATAAAGGGAAAAAATTATCTGTAATTTCGACTGGTATTGGTCCTGACAATATTGACATTGTACTCAATGAATTGGATGCTTTGGTAAATATTAACCTAAAAACCAGAACGATAAAAAAAGAGCATCTAAAACTTTCTATTGTACGTATTGGCACTTCTGGATCGTTACAGAGACATATTCCCGTAGATAGTTTTGTATTATCAACCTATGGATTAGGAATGGATGGTACTCTACATGCTTATGATTGTGAACATATTCTTGAAAATGACATTGAAGATGCTTTTATAAAACATACCAATTGGAGTAAAAGAAAAGCCAGACCCTATATTGTTAAAGGGAGTGCTACTTTAGAAAAAATAATATCAAGTAACACAACTTTTAATGGTTTTACAGCAACTGCAAATGGTTTTTATGGCCCACAGGGCAGGGTGCTCAGGTTAAAACTACAAGATCAAGAATTAAACTCAAAAATTGATAATTTTACATATAAAGACCTAAAAATAACCAATCTTGAAATGGAAACTGCGGCTATATATGGCTTGGCAAAATTATTAGGCCATGAAGCCCTCTCCATGAACGCCATTATTGCCAATAGAGCAAATGGCACTTTTAGCGAGAATCCAGCTGAAACGATTGAAAACCTAATTAAGTACACCCTAAATAAGTTAATTAAATTATGCAAAAAATAA
- a CDS encoding peptidylprolyl isomerase, which translates to MRLFVYTALILLLIVPSACGKKIVKDKWLKKEAPAVFKARFETTKGNFDIEAHREWSPKAVDRLYQLISTDFYTDIALYRVVPNFVVQFGIHDNADLNKAWSSYKVPDEAVKKSNAEGTIAFARGGKETRDTQLFINLKNNARLDSIFYSGVTGFPVIAEVTNGMDVVKSFYDVYGEKPGRKQDSIQKSGNSYLKSTFPKLDYIKKAYIVK; encoded by the coding sequence ATGAGATTATTTGTTTATACAGCTTTAATACTACTACTAATTGTACCAAGTGCCTGTGGCAAAAAAATAGTAAAGGACAAATGGCTAAAAAAGGAAGCACCCGCTGTATTTAAGGCACGTTTTGAAACCACAAAAGGTAATTTTGATATTGAAGCTCATCGCGAATGGTCACCTAAAGCCGTAGATAGATTATATCAACTGATTTCCACTGATTTTTATACCGATATTGCTTTGTATAGAGTTGTTCCTAATTTTGTGGTACAGTTCGGCATCCATGATAACGCCGATTTAAATAAAGCTTGGAGCAGTTATAAGGTACCAGACGAAGCTGTCAAAAAAAGTAATGCTGAAGGGACTATAGCATTTGCCAGAGGCGGAAAGGAAACTAGAGACACTCAGTTATTTATTAACTTAAAAAACAATGCTAGATTAGATTCTATATTTTATAGCGGAGTTACTGGATTTCCGGTAATTGCAGAAGTTACAAACGGAATGGATGTGGTAAAATCCTTTTATGATGTTTATGGAGAAAAACCTGGAAGAAAGCAGGACTCTATTCAAAAATCTGGTAATTCTTATTTAAAATCTACTTTTCCTAAATTAGATTATATAAAAAAAGCGTATATTGTCAAATAA
- a CDS encoding substrate-binding domain-containing protein — translation MQKITIGGVPEHFNLPWHLAIENHKFKNKGIDLQWKEFPGGTGAMCSALRDGSIDAAVILTEGIIKDIIAGNPSKIVKVYVNSPLLWGIHVAKSSNFYSVAALENARIAISRYGSGSHLMAKVNAVKQGFNIDQLEYVPIKNLDGGVNALTNSNADYFMWEHFMTKPYVDNGTFRRIDNIETPWPCFVIAVRNSTLEDESEAIKTIIKVINKQLDYFENALENEQLIRLFSKRYQLQIEDVKTWLSLTKWNRKKTISSKLINSIQNKLTDYDVIKETVPEKVLIKKMF, via the coding sequence ATGCAAAAAATAACCATTGGTGGTGTGCCGGAACATTTTAATTTACCTTGGCATTTGGCCATAGAAAATCACAAATTCAAAAATAAAGGTATTGATTTGCAATGGAAAGAATTTCCAGGTGGTACAGGTGCAATGTGTTCTGCTTTACGTGATGGGAGTATTGATGCTGCCGTTATTTTAACCGAAGGCATCATTAAAGATATTATAGCAGGCAATCCCAGTAAAATTGTAAAAGTGTATGTTAATTCTCCCTTATTATGGGGCATTCACGTTGCAAAAAGTTCTAATTTTTACTCCGTGGCAGCTCTTGAAAACGCTAGAATTGCAATTAGTAGGTACGGGTCAGGTTCACATTTAATGGCAAAAGTAAATGCAGTAAAGCAAGGTTTTAATATTGACCAATTAGAATATGTCCCAATTAAAAATTTGGATGGAGGTGTAAACGCACTAACCAATAGTAATGCCGATTATTTTATGTGGGAACATTTTATGACCAAACCCTATGTTGATAATGGTACTTTTAGAAGAATTGATAATATTGAAACTCCCTGGCCTTGTTTTGTAATTGCAGTTCGTAATAGTACATTAGAAGATGAATCAGAAGCTATAAAAACAATTATTAAAGTAATTAACAAACAACTCGACTATTTTGAAAACGCTCTGGAAAACGAGCAATTAATTAGGCTATTTTCTAAACGTTATCAACTTCAAATAGAGGATGTTAAAACATGGTTATCCTTGACAAAATGGAATAGAAAAAAAACTATTTCATCTAAATTAATTAATAGTATTCAAAATAAATTGACTGACTATGACGTTATTAAGGAGACAGTACCTGAAAAGGTATTAATTAAAAAAATGTTTTAA
- a CDS encoding OmpA family protein, with amino-acid sequence MKKFLALLLFLLFIILAWFSWKWYKETMLCCDNAVQVETKENVTPVVDEVKYGPLVYNWNSDKPITNDLWPNKKNVIQSADAEGKILRIVGPYYKDETNNTSFKNIGLARANAVREILSDSIPMERMEIDSKLISNAKDAKTAPFGGTILDWKVRNDNIKEIDNKTLIYFPYNSAKKLENENINNYLKDVAENLKGNKKTITLTGHTDNKGRPGYNMRLGLIRAKEIKKILVKLGVEDNRISVGTEGENNPITSNDTEEGRQKNRRVELEIK; translated from the coding sequence ATGAAGAAATTTTTAGCATTATTGCTATTTCTTTTGTTTATTATTTTGGCATGGTTTAGCTGGAAATGGTACAAAGAAACCATGCTCTGTTGCGATAACGCTGTGCAAGTTGAAACAAAAGAAAATGTAACACCAGTGGTTGATGAGGTCAAATACGGCCCATTAGTCTATAATTGGAATTCTGACAAGCCAATAACAAATGACCTTTGGCCCAACAAGAAAAATGTAATACAATCAGCTGATGCTGAAGGTAAAATTTTAAGAATAGTTGGCCCATATTATAAAGACGAAACCAACAACACTTCCTTTAAAAATATTGGTTTAGCAAGGGCTAATGCTGTAAGAGAAATACTATCTGATTCCATTCCAATGGAAAGAATGGAAATTGACAGTAAATTGATTTCCAATGCTAAAGATGCTAAAACAGCTCCTTTTGGTGGTACTATTCTAGATTGGAAAGTAAGAAATGATAACATTAAGGAAATTGATAATAAAACGTTAATCTATTTCCCTTATAACTCTGCTAAAAAGCTGGAGAATGAAAACATTAACAATTACTTGAAAGATGTGGCCGAAAACCTTAAAGGAAATAAAAAAACAATAACGTTGACAGGACATACCGACAATAAAGGCAGACCTGGATATAACATGAGGCTAGGCTTGATAAGAGCCAAAGAAATAAAAAAGATTCTGGTAAAATTAGGAGTTGAAGATAACCGGATCTCTGTTGGAACAGAAGGTGAAAACAACCCTATCACATCAAACGATACCGAAGAAGGTAGGCAGAAAAACCGAAGGGTAGAGTTAGAAATTAAATAA